The genomic window CCTCACAAAATGAAAGGCATACAGAGGTGATATATAAAGTAACAGAGCCTCATCACAGCTTATCGGTAACTTACATTTTTAAAGGAACTtgattattttttataattagGTCTTCCTGTAACTTTGTACCTTTTAAAATATAGCTTGACATGGATGCATAAGAGCAATCTTTACCAAAAAAGACTGTAcctatttatatataatttttatgaATATTTCTACATGTTCATGTTTGACTTCATAATACTATATTAATTACGCAACAGGGCAATAACAATAAGCTGTTAGCTTCTGATTTCACCTAAAAAGTTTTGAATAGTATAAAgactatttttttattaaatgtctTACACAGTCTCATTTGAGTAAAGCATTCTTTTAAGACAAAACCACTGTGAATCCACAATGTCAGTTGCTTTCAGAAGTGTCTGTAAAATCCATAATCTAAAATTTGACACTGTTCAGACTCATATTACACTGTATTACAGCTTTTAATGTCAACAGTAATGGAGGTTTAAAAAGCAGGTCATAAGGAAACACTAGTTTTGAAGAAATTTCTTTGGAAAAGCAGATGCGGTATATAAAAATACCACTTAGTACATAAAGTCTAATGGCTCAAGTATTTAGAAAGGTTGGCTTTTGCTACCTGAAGTTTGTCTTTTTATGTAACAACAAAAATAACCTGTATTTGAAAGTTAATAATTCAATATTTCCCAggcttcctttcttctcctgaATTTTTTGCAGAAAATCTGACTTTATGGGAAATTTTCCCACATATTTTACATCCTCTTGTTTTGCTAACAGCCACATAAAGAAACAATAATAAATATCTTCACAGTCAATTATATTGGCAACTTGCCCCTATACTCTAGATAGTGAAATGCAAATTCTGTCAAGACAGAAGATACTCACTTTTGCCACTCCTCCTTCTGTGTTTCACTTAAATCACTTGTGATGCATTCAACATGGAATGCCTACAACATGGGAGCCAGAGCCCAAAATTCAGCACGTTGCAATATGACTTTGGATGGCTAATTTTCAGCACTACAACTGAGCTCTTTGATGTTCTACTGAGCTTCAATTCTATTGCACAGGAAGCTCATTCATAAATCATGTTTAtgttaaaaagcaaacaaaaaccccttCAGGACATGTCTCTGGctaacaaaattatttttcaattaaGACCTTACTTTTTGTACACCTTAAGTGAGTTCTGTCTTAACAAACTTCAAAGCAATAACATTCTTATATAAATATTCACTTTATTTCCCAGTAGTAgcaatattttaattcttaataAGTATTTCTCATAAGCAAAGACCTGCTCACCTGGGGAAATAATGTAGAAAAAGTTTTTGAATTCATCCATCCAGACTTCTGCGAGCCGCCTGTTATTTTTGTTGATTATCTGCCCTGTACCTCCTGGGAAAGTGTACGGTGTTGCTTTCCTGAACACATGCCCAACATGTGAACAAGTTACAATTTCCAAAGTGCCACCACACTGCCAGATCTGGAAGCAACAGAACAATTATTGCATAGTTTCAAGTTGCTAAAAAAGTTCCAAAATATTAATCACTTGCTTCTGTTCAAGGTGGGGAAACAACGTTAGCTGAGGTCTAGAACAAATGCACACTGCATGGAAGAGAACTACATGTTTTTTCCTGCTCAACAGGTAAAGATGCTCACAAGCCCAAGCAAGGCAGCATATGAAAGTACTTCAGCCCCTGGAACAATACCACATCAGCCAGAGATTACTTTAAAGAACGGGGCAAGCTGACCATAAAGGAAGGAGAAGGCTCACATGAATCACAGGAACTAACAGGTGTCTAAACTAGTTCATTAAAAAACAGAATCTCCACATAAAAGAACCCACACACTTCCCAAGTCTCTGAAAATACTTTCAGTTTTATCTTGGATCTTGATTCAGAAAGCTGAAGTACTTCAGAATTCCCACCTATGTACTTTCTGCTAACAAAATTAAAGGAAATGGTGCCATTTGGTAGGAACAAAAATGAGAATACACCACAAGTTAGGTCCACAACCAAACGAACCTATGAAGTTAGTAAAGAGCAAGAAGAAAGGGTTTGTAACAGAGGTGCTCACATGTCACTGGCACATAAAACGATGCACTGACAACATCATCTTTAACTGCTGCTCCCACAACAGCTTTTCTATCTGAATTCCTTTCAACACAAACACTCATTCTTCAGAATAACCATCTAAATCTTTTAATCACAAAGCTATACCAACAATTCATCATGCACTTTTTTACTGGCACATACAGTCTTTGTGTATCTCTGCTGGAGGAACTTAACAGGGAAGGGAAGTGCCAGAAGAGGCAACAGAAGAGGACATTGGTGCAGGTGGCAGATCTGTATTTTACAGAACTCCAGATGCACTGTCCTGATTAATAAATTAATGATTAATAAAGCCCTGCAAAGTTTTACCTACCCTGAAGGAAATTTCTAAGTTTTCTCCACCCCAAATATCCATTCCAGCATCATATGTTCCAATTTCCTGAAAGTAATCTCTGTCTATTGAAAAAAGGCCTCCTGCCATTGTAGGTGTcctggaggaagagaaaaaaaaaaaatcacattggTCACTGTAAAAACATCCTTAGATACATTTCACACTTACACTGACAAAATAGCTGTTTATTTCCCAAGTTCCTAGCATATTCCTTCTCAGTAAGCTTCCCTTCAAACTCTGCTACTATTGGTGTACTTGCTAGCTCAAATTTTTTCAGAGATGGAACTAGGTAGTGGCAATTCTCCTTATCTTCTCAATTCAAACTGGTGTCTGGATAGAGAAACAGTCCCTAGAAAGCTGCTGTCATTCCTGAGAAAGACTTCTGCCTCCAATGCTGGTAACTCATAAAAAGGAAACCAGTTTCACACAGAAAAATTGCACTTCAGGCTACTGTTCTTGAAATAGCTTTGGGAGGTCAATAATCAGTCTGCTTGCTTTCACTTTTATTGCTTCATACAAGAAAATTGTACAGTCAAGGTTGCATCCAGATTTTCCTTACATATTTCTTATTggtacaaaaaaataaaactccgTTAGTAGTTTCTCAGAGCTTTAGAAACATCTCCCAGATTTCAACTTTTTCAGACAACAAACATACAATAAGTAAATTACATGTTAGGCCAATGACATAACTTTATAGTTCAATTATTTACACTTTTAGCATAAATGATTTTCTATCACTAGCTATTTTCCTGAAATGTTTAGGGCTTTTTCTGAAAGATACATTAAATACAAGCTAGGTCACAAGCTAACTAAAAACTTATGTGTCTTTACCCCTACTAAAAGGAAACAGAGGGAAGAGAGCAATATCCTGAGCAGACCTCTTAATTTCTTAAACTaaagacaaacaaaaaccagcaaAGGCTAGATCCTGAACTTTACTGTAAGTAAATAATGCCCAGTTTTCAGAAAAGTAAGGACAGAAAATGTAAGTTTGCAATGGTTAAAAGGTACACATTACACACAGGCTATCTTCCTCATTACTTTTTTTATAAACTGACATGATATCTAAGTATAAATTCATGTCTCACCCCACCTATTAAGACTTTAAGTTTGCATATAAATGCACATGcacaaatatatacatatacacatgcatataccaaaaaaaaaaatcaatgcacGTTTACAAAATACAGTTTACTTTGTTATAATAAAAGATAAAACCAagattcagtttaaaaaaagaaaaaaagctttgttAAAATCTTGTGCATCATTATAAGTGTTACATGAAAACTAGTAATTCTCCAGTAATTGACATagaactgaaaaatattttcaaagtgaCAAAGTGATCCATTCCTTTACTTCTACCAAAAGTTACTGACAACCAATCCATGCAAGAACTGTTATGTTGTTCCTTCAGACAAAAAAGATACTACAATGTTTGACTAAGTATTTAACAACCTTAAGTACTTACTTTTGAGTTTCATAAAAAGCAAACATCAGTCAAAGATTTTAAGCCATTTAATAATTTCTGATTACCTAACAGGGAGGGTTCGGTCTCCTTTCCGTCGGTCCATCTCTCTCTGAGGAACCGGGTACCAACGAAAATTCAGCTTCCAGTTGAATCCACCGTAGGTCATGTCAGAACCTGCCATATATTCGAAGGTGTCATCACTGATTACATCAATGATGGGACACACTACTGTCCTCCTACgaaaaggaaagaagcaaaattattaaattttaaaCTAATAAAATCTATTAATCAAAAGGGTAAAGAagatgttggggttttttttttaaattattgtttttACACATTCAGTTGAAATTTTTATAATACCATCTCTTAACAACATTATTCAATAAATTAACAGGAAACATACTAAAATTCTGTCTTGCTAATTATAAATCTGATACAATTTTGGCAATGCCAGATCTTTCTAAATCATATTTGCATTATTACCAGTAATAAATATTCATCCCTCTCCAGACAGAAATAATAATCCAAACTTTCTCATTGCTACAGAGTGATTAAATAGAAAACACGAGGTTCTTGTTTCTAGTTGAGTGGTAAAAATAACTTGCatgttttgaaattaaaacTTGGATATTAACTTTGGGTAAGTATTTTTATACATCCTCAGGACTAAGAGATGACAGTAATTGTTAACAATGTACAACTACTACATCATAGTTGACAGAAAGTGGCCTCGTTGTCCACTGTCCTGACATTATTAACACACATATTCACAGAAACCAATTCTAATCATCTGAAAGACACTTAAGTAACCATGCTCAAAGCAGGCTTCTTCTCATGGGAAGCTCTGTAAAAAGATTCAGAAACTGCTTGCAACTGAATTCAAAGGACTTAAGTCGAGATATTTGCATAAATTGTAACAAAGTATGTATTTTAGTCTCACAAAACCTGATTAATGATAACAAAGTTTACTTTGTCTTTGCACAGTGCTGAACAAAGATTCTTCATTATTTGTAGCTTACTCATCATGTAAGACTATATTTTGTAACATCAAATTTGTAGTGTGATTTTTATCTATAACAATAAAAAACCAGGGATCTTTAGCACCatgttttattctattttatatGTAGACTACTAACAGACTAGTGCAAAACTACAGCTACTGTTCAGATGTAGGGATATTTTATAAAGCAGACAATTCTCTCACCTTCATCCCCAATACAATTTCCATCGTGTATATAAGTGTAGATCAGCATGATTCCAGTAATTATTCTAACTTTAGAATATACATTCCAGAAGACCAAGACACAGCCCAGATTTCCACAATCAAAGCCATTATGTAATAAAGAAATCACAACGAGAGCCTGAAAACAGTTCTTGTTCACAATGATAGTGCTACATGAAATCAGGGCTTGATTCTTTTCTCAAGAATATCTACCCAAATTCATGAAGGAATAGGCCAAGCTGCAGACTGAAGACCTCAATTTCCCCTAATTCCTCAATTTTATTCATTGCTCCCACTATTTAACACATTATTCCATGCATCCCAATATAGACTTCACTTGAAACAGAGttttacttttaaaagtttAACTGAATTAGCCTTTTATCCTTACACCAATGACAATTTATTCATCTCTTCAGAAAGTAGATATTTGCTTGTAGGCTATTTTGTAATACTTGAAAAATTTCTTAATAAGTGAAAAAACCGAAGATGGGCGAATAGATGGATAATTACCTGTCAGCTTTGATCCTTGCCAGCAGAGGTTCAAGCCAGCCTACTGTACATTCACAATGAGCATCTAAGAAGGTGATGACCTGGCCTTTAGAAGCAGCAGCCCCCTTTAATCTTGCTCTAATCAATCCAGAACGTTGTTCCATTCGAATCACATGAACAggtacttttaattttttcacatAACTCTCCAGTGGTCTTTTCAAGAAGTCTGTaaagaatgatcaaaactgTTAGTTATGtagttcagcttttttttttttaatggagagaCTTGAATCAAGATACATTTCCCCTGTTCTTGTCTATCCTTTTTCTACTTTCTCAGATAGTTTCCTCTACACTTCACAATACTCCTTTCCACATCTCCCAAGTGTTTCACTCAATAGCACAGAAAGTTCTTCCTcctctttatttctccattATGGAAAACCCCAAAAGGAAGAGAGGGTTGGACACTTAGACAAAACCAAGATGGAATATACAAGTATTTACGGCAGAGAATATGTGACACTTATTTTCAAAAACATGCATAAGTGCTCTTGGACTTCTTTACcaaggaaatacagaaatgttttgaCTAGCTGAATATAATTAATTGCCTCCTACTGTAATGCAACTTACAGATAATTTCTTTGTGAGAAGTTTAAAACACAATTAAACTGATTTTTCTATTGTGCTTTCTCTAGGATTTTCTggttaatattttttatattagaCTATCACCGTAACAgctaaaaaaaatctataataAGCTATACATAAATGAGAATCTGTAACACCAACAAATCTCAAAGTATCACAAATTATGAAAAACAAGTTATTCAAAATACAGCAGTCAATTACCATACACCCAGAGAGTCAAAATTACCTGCACTGCAAAGAGCTATTGGGTTGTGATGATTGATGCCAAAGAAAGAACAAAGAAGTGAGGGAGAATGCAATGGACAGTCACAGAAACAGACTTCTGCAATAACTCGCAGTTTCAAAACGtgtaaaaaaggcaaaatagtCTTACTGCTCAGCTATGGAATATTAGATTGTACACTCAAAGCACATGGGAGTTGAAAGTTGTACCACAACAGTGCATGGCCTGTAGCAGGATTTCACATAAGGTAGAAAGTACCTCATACAAAAATAAGTGTGACACTGGAGGGGTTGGGGGGGAAGTTCAGCATGAACTCTTAGTGACTCTTTTGTAAACCCCAAGAGGGAGGGTTGACGTGAAGGTGATTACCATTCCTTATCACTTCTCCAGACGAATGAGTTCTAATTGCCTTCTCATGTTTTTCTGTGCATTGTTGGACTGCCACTAAAACCCACAGAAATAAGTTCTGACGCGTCTTGAAAGCTAAACTGTGCTAAAAGTACATAAGAGTTTGATACATCTAAATATTTGTCTCCAGAGAAACTCAAAGCAACTTAATTCTTACTTTGCACATGAACAGGGACTCAAATTATTACGTGTTTCTTAGTACCAACCAAGCGTACATGTCAGAACATTTTGCAAGGCTTTTGGGGTGGAGCACAGAGATCATGACTGAGTCTGTAGCAAATATAGTCTCATGTCTTTACAGTGTAGCTTTCCAAAGCCACTAATTTAAAAGAACTATTATCATGGCAATGTTTGTAGCTTTAATGTACACATGATGTACACAGAGAGAGTGTGCAGCATTTCTCTCTATGCTCATGAGCAAGTCACACAAATCAATGTTTCTCTGCACATCTCAGGTGTAATACTGATAAGCTATTAAAGTAGTTCCATCCACTTTAAACTTAAATGAATTAATATGGCCTGTGACATTGGTTATTGAATGTAGTTACATTAACAGAATGGTAAAATTCTGgcagagggaagagagaaagagtgcAATAATAGGACTGCAGCCAGACTTATGCAAGTCAAGAACTTGCATAAAACACAATCTCACATACAGAAAGTCATGCTCAATGTATTGCATATGAAAATCTTGAGTCCTACCTATATTTTATCGGTAAAGtatttaaaatttcaatttaTCAAGTACTTTTAACTTCTCTAAGAAAGAATCAGAGATGTGTGCAGTGTTTTCACTACAAAGGGAAAAAGGTTAACAACAGTTCTTCTCTCATGTTTAACCATGGCCATAAGAACATTCTTATGAACTATCACCTTGTTCAAAACTGCAGAAGGGACTATTCCCAGAAACAAAACATCGTGACAGACCTCCAGTAACTATGTCCTTAAAATATCACTAGAGCTCCAGCAAAATATGCAGAAAAGATAAAGCCTGATCTCTCATCCCTATAAAAGCATAGTAAATAATTCAGGCATCAAGATTTCTGAAGTTCTTCTGCTACCAGCAGTTAGGGTAAAATGTTTAAATCTAAGCAGCTACTTTCCCTCCAGAACACCCTCTCTAAGAGCAATACACATCCCTCACAAATTGTTGCCTTTGTTCAAGTAGCAGAAAACTAGCTTTTTTGATTAGTCATGCATCCAGAAACTAATAGGTTTTTATAAGGAAGACTTGATTTTTTCccttagaggaaaaaaaaaacaaacccaaacatttACGTAATCTTTTTATGAATGTAATACACTTtggcctacaagaaacatcaggATAAAGCCATGAAGATGACTTTTTATTCAAACCTATTGGTCATACTAAATTCTATATTGAACACTGAGATGAGAAGTTTTATGCATTACAGAGTCAGCTGTTTATAAATGACCCAGGATTAGAGCTGACTAACTTTTTAGCATTGCTTCAGACACTTTACAAGAGGTTTAATaaggtttaaaaaaatccaaacatctCCACAATACTTCTAATTTGGAACATTAAGAATTCATGTAGTTTCATGGGTATAGCTATAATTTGTTGTGGTGGATAGTATTTTCAAGCCTTTTCTCTGTCAAAAGGGTGCATAGTTTTACCTAGGACTAAGCATCTTCTGTGGAAGTAGCAGAACTAAGGAAGACAAAAGAGCAAATATATTCAGTTCAAGTCAACTAACTGCATTAGTTGAAAAATACCTTGCTGATTCTATTACCAAGTCACACTGATATGcatataaatgaaaaattaggTTTGAacccttttttttattattaaactACAATAAAACACAGGTTTATCATTTTTATAAGCATGCAAACATGTTTTCTTAAGAAGTATGAATATTTTTGTAAGTACTATTGGCAGGATTCAGTTGCAGTCACATTGCTTTGACCTGCATCTCTGTAGCTAAGTTCTGTGGATGTGGTCTATCCTGATGCCACACTTGGCTCCTGGGTGCTGACCTAGTCAGAGGCAGCAGCTAATCGTGATTTCTCCTGTTAACTGTGTCAAACTAGTTACTAAAGATCAACACTTCAAAACTAAAGTTGCAGTTCTGATCAGTAACTAGAGAACAATTTTACAGATATGTCTTCTTTCTCCAATGCTTTTCTTTTGGGTGTAAATAAATGCGTGCTATTTATGCAAATTCATTCTTCTAAGAGTATGACACTAGCAGGTACAAAGTGTGCTTCAGGCAGACTGAATGCTTACTTTATTCCAATTAAAATGACTCTGATGTTAGAATTCAATATACAATACTCAGGCTGAACATTGTATTTTTCTGGAAAAGTACGCTGCTTTAATTCAACACAAACAGAATGCTTAAGTAGCAAACACAAACCTTTCACATCTTCAGGCATCGTACCCTTCTGTTTTGTTTAATGTAAAAGCATGCTTGATGGAACCATAACAAGCTCttggaaaacagaacaaaaataacCCCTCTCAGTAATTGTTGAAAATAACAACAAATAGAAGATGCCTAAGTAATCTGAAATGAAGATCACAGGCTTCAAAAAGAAATGCTGGAACAGGTTCAGTAACAGCACCAAAGAAAGTATGAAATGCTCTATCTTTCAGCATGGAATTAAGTTAATATGTTTTCACTACCAAACCCAGAAAGAGAAGATGTATCTAGAGAAAGCCACTTGCTTTTTTAAGTGGACTAAAATTCTATGATTCATAGTGAGGACATCTTATTGCTATgttgaaattgatttttttctaaaacagaAACTGAAGAGGCAAAACAAAAGTAATATGATGTCTACATATTCTAATATTAGCTTGCTCTTTATTTCTAGGTCATACTGAAAGCTGACCTGTCACAAATAATAATTAGCACTGATTTGAATTAGTGCTAAGAACTGTTTTGATAAATaaaatgtagaattttttaCATAAAGGTTAAAAACTACAACAAATAAAGAAGTATAATTACAAATTACCCACAAGTGCAAAAAACAAAACTTTGATGTTGTGCCTTTGTAAAAGCAAAATTTGATCATGCCTCTCATTTAATCTGGAACACATTTCTGTGGCACTTTGCATAGGCatttctcctctgctgccagaATGTAATTGTATTTAATGCTTCTgttctttcttcccaaattgCACTGGAATTAGCTGAAGCACTTAGAGTTgggtaaaaaaggaaaagaaaagcaagtgaGGGTGCCcaagagaggagaggagcagagacaAGTGCAAACACAAGCCGAGTGCGTGTGctgtgcttctccaggaaaGCGGAGCAGTGCGAGCTCAGCTGGCTGATGGGATCTGTCCATGCTccacaggcagctgtgccccacaCCGACCCAGCCAAGCAGCCAGGCatcatgcacacacacataacCTGGAGGCAGCTCAGTATGTTTGCTGCCACCTTGGAGGTAGAGCAAAAATCCACTTCTAATCCTCTTCAGCTA from Agelaius phoeniceus isolate bAgePho1 chromosome 1, bAgePho1.hap1, whole genome shotgun sequence includes these protein-coding regions:
- the GALNT1 gene encoding polypeptide N-acetylgalactosaminyltransferase 1 isoform X2, which produces MLEEIVLVDDASERDFLKRPLESYVKKLKVPVHVIRMEQRSGLIRARLKGAAASKGQVITFLDAHCECTVGWLEPLLARIKADRRTVVCPIIDVISDDTFEYMAGSDMTYGGFNWKLNFRWYPVPQREMDRRKGDRTLPVRTPTMAGGLFSIDRDYFQEIGTYDAGMDIWGGENLEISFRIWQCGGTLEIVTCSHVGHVFRKATPYTFPGGTGQIINKNNRRLAEVWMDEFKNFFYIISPGVTKVDYGDISSRLGLRRKLQCKPFSWYLENVYPDSQIPRHYFSLGEIRNVETNQCLDNMARKENEKVGIFNCHGMGGNQVFSYTANKEIRTDDLCLDVSKLNGPVTMLKCHHLKGNQLWEYDPVKLTLLHVNSNQCLDKATEEDSQVPSIRDCTGSRSQQWLLRNVTLPEIF